One Brevibacterium spongiae DNA segment encodes these proteins:
- a CDS encoding phage tail tape measure protein, whose translation MDGLKAATWGKAADQAGDAASDNLTLDSGKFDADAEQAQGSLNASEFGAAADQASAAASSGLTLDDAKFAADADAAADQLNSSEFRAAAGEASAAASSALTLDSGKFAGDANAAADEISPSKFRGAAKGASNAASSALTLDDSKFSGDAKSAMEALSSTEWKAAGTAAGAAAAAGLGIGMTSAINVDGAVNKVSAKLQLTEAESARVGKVAGGLFADGYGDSIDDITGSVSAVISSMEGMRGASESELSKVTEAALGVAETFDIDVSRAAQVAGQMMRQGLAPDAQAAFDMIAQGASKVSDGLEGDLLDALDEYGPYFEQLGLSGESAMSMLVQGAEKGMYGIDKTGDALKELSLRMVESDTTASDALSSMGLNMDTLADDMAVGGERGRSAMNEVVDGLLGIQDPGKRASAAIDLFGGPLEDMSTADIPKFLQTLKTGGDGLGDFGGAATRAGQELNSGLGSQLDQLKRSFVQQLGGIGQQILPMIQPVLDMLKQFMPVIAPITLAVGAFGAAVLGINAAMAAWTAITTAWTAVTKVAAIAQRAFNLALIANPIGIVITAIIALVGFLIWFFTQTEVGKQIWSGFIDWLAAAWEWIKTTAVAVFDATVQAIKTAWTWIKDTTVNIWNAIVDWIKSTWDKITTSVSDAVNKVKEWISKAWNTIKSTTSNVWNAIKTAISNVFTSVVRNVQARVNFIKSSIQNAWARVKSVTSSAWNGIKTAVSNGITGAVNFVRQLPGRALSALGNIGSKLYNSGWSMIQGFKDGIVNAFSNAVNAVKNGLNRIRNFFPFSPAKEGPFSGKGWTFYSGQSMSEGLAAGIASKEADVARQTEAIMKAAAFSAPDVGIDATGRKDRASQVEHDPSSNITFNITNPVAEPTSETARKASAYIGVSV comes from the coding sequence ATGGACGGCCTCAAGGCAGCCACCTGGGGCAAAGCCGCCGACCAGGCTGGCGATGCAGCCAGCGACAACCTCACCCTCGACTCGGGCAAGTTCGACGCCGACGCCGAGCAAGCGCAGGGATCTCTCAATGCATCCGAGTTCGGGGCCGCAGCCGACCAGGCATCTGCCGCCGCATCGTCCGGGCTCACGCTCGATGATGCAAAGTTCGCCGCCGATGCCGATGCAGCCGCCGACCAGCTCAACTCGTCCGAGTTCCGCGCAGCTGCCGGCGAAGCCTCCGCCGCCGCGTCCTCCGCGCTGACTCTCGACTCAGGCAAGTTCGCCGGAGACGCGAACGCCGCCGCCGACGAGATCAGCCCGTCAAAGTTCCGCGGTGCCGCCAAGGGCGCCAGCAACGCGGCCAGCTCCGCGCTGACTCTCGACGACTCGAAGTTCTCCGGCGATGCCAAGAGCGCGATGGAGGCTCTCTCGTCGACCGAATGGAAGGCCGCCGGCACCGCCGCAGGAGCCGCCGCCGCTGCCGGGCTCGGCATAGGCATGACCTCGGCCATCAACGTCGATGGAGCCGTGAACAAAGTCTCCGCGAAACTGCAGCTGACCGAGGCCGAATCGGCACGGGTCGGCAAGGTCGCCGGCGGACTGTTCGCAGACGGCTACGGTGATTCGATCGACGATATCACCGGCTCGGTGAGTGCGGTCATCAGCTCCATGGAGGGCATGCGCGGCGCCAGCGAGTCCGAGCTGTCCAAGGTCACTGAGGCCGCCCTCGGAGTCGCTGAGACGTTCGATATCGACGTATCCCGCGCCGCCCAGGTGGCAGGCCAGATGATGCGCCAGGGCCTCGCCCCGGACGCTCAGGCGGCATTCGACATGATCGCTCAGGGTGCGTCGAAGGTCTCCGATGGGCTTGAGGGTGACCTGCTCGATGCGCTCGACGAGTACGGCCCGTATTTCGAGCAACTGGGACTGTCCGGCGAGTCCGCCATGTCGATGCTCGTGCAGGGTGCCGAGAAGGGCATGTACGGAATCGATAAGACGGGCGATGCGCTCAAGGAGCTCTCCCTGCGCATGGTCGAGTCCGACACCACTGCCAGCGATGCACTCAGCTCTATGGGCCTCAACATGGACACGCTGGCCGATGATATGGCCGTGGGCGGCGAGCGCGGCCGCAGCGCCATGAACGAAGTCGTCGACGGTCTGCTCGGCATCCAGGATCCGGGCAAGCGCGCATCCGCCGCTATCGACCTGTTCGGCGGGCCGCTTGAGGACATGTCGACCGCGGACATTCCGAAGTTCCTGCAGACCCTCAAGACCGGCGGTGACGGCCTCGGAGACTTCGGAGGCGCAGCCACCAGGGCAGGCCAGGAGCTCAACTCCGGTCTCGGATCTCAGCTCGACCAGCTCAAGCGTTCGTTCGTCCAGCAGCTCGGCGGCATCGGTCAGCAGATCCTCCCGATGATCCAGCCAGTCCTCGACATGCTCAAGCAGTTTATGCCGGTCATCGCACCGATCACGCTGGCCGTGGGAGCCTTCGGGGCCGCAGTACTCGGCATCAACGCAGCTATGGCCGCCTGGACCGCGATCACGACCGCCTGGACGGCCGTGACGAAGGTGGCCGCCATTGCCCAGCGTGCCTTCAACCTCGCCCTGATCGCCAACCCCATCGGCATCGTCATCACCGCGATCATCGCACTCGTCGGCTTCCTCATCTGGTTCTTCACCCAGACTGAAGTCGGCAAGCAGATATGGTCAGGCTTTATCGATTGGCTGGCCGCTGCCTGGGAGTGGATCAAGACCACTGCCGTGGCCGTGTTCGATGCCACCGTGCAGGCGATCAAGACCGCATGGACGTGGATCAAGGACACGACCGTCAACATCTGGAATGCCATCGTCGACTGGATCAAGAGCACCTGGGACAAGATCACCACCTCGGTCTCGGATGCCGTGAACAAGGTCAAGGAGTGGATCTCGAAGGCTTGGAACACGATCAAGTCCACGACCTCAAACGTCTGGAATGCCATCAAGACCGCGATCTCGAATGTGTTCACCTCTGTCGTGCGAAATGTTCAGGCGCGGGTGAACTTCATCAAGTCCAGCATCCAGAACGCTTGGGCGAGAGTGAAGTCTGTGACCTCAAGCGCTTGGAATGGGATCAAGACCGCCGTGAGCAACGGGATCACGGGTGCGGTGAACTTCGTTCGACAGCTTCCCGGTCGTGCGCTCTCTGCGCTGGGGAACATCGGATCCAAGCTCTACAACTCCGGCTGGTCCATGATCCAAGGCTTCAAGGACGGTATCGTCAATGCGTTCAGTAACGCGGTCAACGCCGTGAAGAACGGCTTGAACCGGATCAGGAACTTCTTCCCCTTCTCGCCTGCCAAGGAAGGCCCCTTCTCGGGCAAGGGATGGACGTTCTACTCGGGTCAGTCCATGTCCGAGGGACTGGCCGCCGGCATCGCCTCGAAGGAGGCCGACGTGGCCCGTCAGACCGAGGCAATCATGAAGGCAGCAGCGTTCAGCGCACCCGATGTCGGAATCGACGCGACAGGCCGGAAGGATCGAGCCTCGCAGGTCGAGCACGACCCATCGAGCAACATCACGTTCAACATCACGAACCCCGTTGCCGAGCCGACCAGCGAGACCGCGAGGAAGGCGAGCGCATACATCGGTGTGAGCGTCTGA
- a CDS encoding GntR family transcriptional regulator has protein sequence MNHDISLVNRLTDRLIAGELRPGDRLSETTLAKEFDVSRNTLREAFRVLGEQGLVTHVPHRGVSVASPSTADVVDIYRVRHHVECSVLEHAPRNHPNAARMEAAVDAAEKFAAEENWLEVGTANMAFHNAVVSLSDSRRLMRSFSNVLAELRLAFLKVEVLDFLHAPFIERNKEVVEVYRTEGSAAAAVRLDTYLGDSERQVLGAYARAGQA, from the coding sequence GTGAATCACGACATTTCCCTGGTCAACAGGCTGACCGACCGTCTCATCGCAGGAGAGCTGCGCCCCGGCGACCGTCTGTCCGAAACAACGCTGGCCAAGGAATTCGATGTCTCCCGCAATACGCTGCGGGAGGCTTTCCGGGTGCTCGGGGAGCAGGGGCTGGTCACGCACGTCCCGCACCGGGGTGTCTCAGTGGCCTCGCCGAGCACGGCCGATGTCGTCGACATCTATAGGGTGCGTCATCATGTCGAGTGCTCTGTGCTCGAACATGCGCCGCGCAACCATCCGAACGCCGCCCGGATGGAGGCGGCCGTCGACGCGGCGGAGAAGTTCGCTGCCGAGGAGAACTGGCTCGAGGTGGGCACGGCGAATATGGCCTTTCACAATGCCGTCGTCTCGCTCTCGGACAGCAGGCGGCTGATGCGGTCGTTTTCCAATGTGCTCGCCGAGCTGCGCCTGGCCTTCCTCAAGGTAGAAGTCCTCGACTTCCTCCACGCGCCCTTCATCGAACGCAACAAGGAAGTCGTCGAGGTCTACCGCACGGAGGGTTCGGCCGCTGCCGCAGTGCGGCTCGACACCTACTTGGGAGATTCGGAGCGTCAGGTCCTCGGTGCCTACGCCCGCGCCGGCCAGGCCTGA
- a CDS encoding NRAMP family divalent metal transporter: MSHAPESQPPESTPSDGSSAAGLDATKSDVGAKISRSAIIGAIFLMATSAIGPGFITQTATFTAQMGAAFAFAIFVSILIDIAIQLNIWRMVTSSGKRAAQLASSAVPGSGILLSILIVVGGLAFNIGNIAGGGLGLNALLGIDPKLGGLVTGILAIGIFLFKRAGKVVDTVVLILGIGMIILTCIVAIVSNPPVGEAIKQSFVPDTINFATVTTIVGGTVGGYITYSGAHRYLDSGKTGPENAGSVMRSALSGILVTGVMRYVLFLAILGVVASGVALDLDSSVANPAGQAFAAVLGDAGMRIFGAIFWAAALSSVIGAAYTSATFLSAFSKRLTGGWPLQIATVAFIVVSLAAYLVLGTAPATLLVFVGGFNGLILPIGLTIFMYIGWFRPRLLRTDSYPKWLLIIGTAATLVTWYTAVQSIGPIFAMIGIGG, translated from the coding sequence ATGTCACACGCACCGGAATCCCAGCCGCCGGAATCCACGCCCTCGGACGGATCCAGCGCTGCCGGACTCGACGCGACGAAGAGCGACGTCGGCGCAAAAATCAGCCGCAGCGCGATCATCGGCGCCATCTTCCTCATGGCCACCTCGGCGATCGGTCCGGGCTTCATCACCCAGACCGCCACATTCACGGCTCAGATGGGTGCGGCCTTCGCCTTCGCGATCTTCGTGTCGATCCTCATCGACATCGCCATCCAGCTCAATATCTGGCGGATGGTCACCTCCTCGGGCAAGCGCGCCGCGCAGCTGGCCTCCTCGGCGGTCCCGGGCTCGGGCATCCTGCTGTCGATCCTCATCGTCGTCGGCGGGCTCGCGTTCAACATCGGCAACATCGCCGGCGGTGGGCTCGGCCTCAACGCCCTGCTCGGCATCGACCCGAAGCTCGGCGGCCTGGTCACCGGAATCCTGGCCATCGGCATCTTCCTGTTCAAACGCGCGGGCAAGGTCGTCGACACCGTCGTGCTCATCCTCGGCATCGGGATGATCATCCTCACCTGCATCGTCGCCATCGTGTCGAACCCGCCGGTCGGTGAGGCGATCAAGCAGTCGTTCGTCCCCGACACCATCAACTTCGCGACCGTGACGACCATCGTCGGCGGCACCGTCGGCGGCTACATCACCTACTCCGGCGCCCACCGCTACCTCGACTCGGGCAAGACCGGCCCGGAGAACGCCGGTTCGGTCATGCGTTCGGCACTCTCGGGCATCCTCGTCACCGGCGTCATGCGCTACGTCCTGTTCCTCGCCATCCTCGGCGTCGTCGCCTCCGGAGTCGCCCTCGACCTCGACTCGAGCGTGGCGAACCCGGCCGGTCAGGCCTTCGCCGCCGTCCTCGGCGATGCCGGGATGCGCATCTTCGGAGCGATCTTCTGGGCCGCGGCACTGAGCTCGGTCATCGGCGCCGCCTACACCTCGGCGACCTTCCTCTCCGCGTTCTCCAAACGCCTCACCGGCGGCTGGCCGCTGCAGATCGCGACCGTGGCCTTCATCGTCGTCTCGCTCGCGGCATATCTCGTCCTCGGCACGGCACCGGCCACGCTGCTCGTCTTCGTCGGAGGCTTCAACGGCCTCATCCTGCCCATCGGCCTGACGATCTTCATGTACATCGGCTGGTTCAGACCACGCCTGCTGCGCACGGATTCGTACCCGAAGTGGTTGCTCATCATCGGCACCGCGGCAACACTGGTCACGTGGTACACGGCCGTGCAGTCCATCGGCCCCATCTTCGCAATGATCGGAATCGGAGGGTGA
- a CDS encoding LamB/YcsF family protein — MTTSELTIDLNSDLGENVPDRIVSDDTAMLGLVTSANVSCGFHAGSPEGIRTTVDAATKGGVVIGAHPGYDDYEGFGRRALDVPAATLQAQVEYQIGALLGLTTAVGGTVAYVKPHGGLYNAIVHDEAQAKVVVDAVKAVDDSLVFLGLAGSVANRVAAEAGLAVAAEAFADRSYNPDGSLVSRSEPNAVLHDPEAVAARVLRLVQTGQVEAIDGSLVDVDAQSICFHGDSQGSIDMARAARELLESEGVTIAAFAGAAR; from the coding sequence ATGACCACCAGCGAACTGACAATCGACCTCAACTCTGACCTCGGGGAGAACGTCCCCGACCGCATCGTCAGCGACGATACGGCCATGCTCGGCCTGGTCACCAGCGCGAACGTGTCCTGCGGGTTCCATGCCGGTAGCCCCGAGGGCATCCGCACCACCGTCGACGCCGCCACGAAGGGCGGGGTCGTCATCGGCGCCCACCCCGGCTACGACGACTATGAGGGCTTCGGCCGTCGCGCCCTCGACGTGCCGGCTGCGACCCTGCAGGCTCAGGTCGAATACCAGATCGGCGCACTGCTGGGCCTGACCACGGCCGTCGGCGGCACTGTCGCCTACGTCAAGCCCCACGGCGGCCTGTACAACGCCATCGTCCACGACGAAGCCCAAGCCAAGGTCGTCGTCGACGCTGTCAAGGCCGTCGACGACTCGCTCGTCTTCCTCGGTCTCGCCGGCAGTGTCGCCAACCGCGTCGCCGCCGAGGCGGGACTGGCTGTGGCTGCCGAAGCCTTCGCCGACCGGTCCTACAACCCCGATGGGTCCCTGGTCTCCCGGTCCGAACCCAACGCAGTCCTCCATGACCCCGAAGCCGTGGCCGCCCGGGTGCTGCGCCTCGTCCAGACCGGCCAGGTCGAAGCCATCGACGGCAGCCTCGTCGACGTCGACGCCCAGTCGATCTGCTTCCACGGCGACAGCCAAGGCTCGATCGACATGGCCCGTGCCGCCCGTGAGCTCCTCGAATCCGAAGGCGTCACGATCGCCGCCTTCGCCGGAGCCGCACGATGA
- a CDS encoding putative hydro-lyase: MRATGAEARARIRSGFDGPTSGMAPGLVQANLISVPADWAFDVLLFTQRNPKPCPVIDVLEPGQVESALAPYSDIRTDIPGYRIWNNGELTGEVTDATQAWAEHPDLVSFLIGCSFTFENGLTEAGISIRHQDAGRNVPMYRTTTACAPAGRISGDMVVSMRPIPAAQVAEAVRITDRFPAVHGAPVHIGEPDQIGIADLSSPDFGDAPVIEDGDIPVFWACGVTPQAAIQASGVPFAITHSPGKMFITDEPEDTYRR; encoded by the coding sequence ATGCGTGCGACCGGCGCGGAAGCGCGCGCACGGATCCGATCCGGATTCGACGGCCCCACCTCGGGGATGGCGCCGGGGCTCGTCCAGGCGAACCTCATCTCCGTGCCCGCCGACTGGGCCTTCGACGTCCTCCTGTTCACCCAACGCAACCCGAAGCCGTGCCCGGTCATCGACGTCCTCGAACCCGGACAGGTCGAATCCGCACTCGCCCCCTACAGCGATATCCGCACCGACATCCCCGGCTACCGGATCTGGAACAACGGCGAACTCACCGGCGAGGTCACCGACGCCACGCAGGCGTGGGCCGAACACCCGGACCTCGTGTCCTTCCTCATCGGCTGCTCCTTCACCTTCGAAAACGGGCTCACCGAGGCGGGCATCTCGATCCGCCACCAGGACGCCGGCCGCAATGTGCCGATGTACCGCACCACCACCGCGTGCGCCCCGGCCGGGCGGATCAGCGGCGATATGGTCGTGTCCATGCGCCCGATCCCGGCCGCCCAGGTCGCCGAGGCGGTGCGCATCACCGACCGCTTCCCCGCCGTCCATGGAGCTCCCGTCCACATCGGCGAACCCGACCAGATCGGCATCGCCGACCTCAGCTCCCCGGATTTCGGTGACGCCCCGGTCATCGAAGACGGTGACATCCCCGTGTTCTGGGCCTGCGGAGTCACCCCGCAGGCAGCCATCCAAGCCTCGGGTGTGCCGTTCGCGATCACGCACTCACCAGGCAAGATGTTCATCACCGACGAACCGGAAGACACCTACCGCCGATGA
- a CDS encoding urea amidolyase family protein, translating into MTDTPQADSLTFHTASRRHLLVECADLAATMALHHSLEAADLPGVNELIPAARTVLIDFDPVRTQASALAEAVRGLTRTESSTEEARQVSIPVTYDGEDLAEVADLLSVSPAEVINRHQAATWEVAFAGFAPGFGYLAGDDELFDVPRRSSPRTRVPVGAVALAGEFTGVYPRSSPGGWQLIGRTDATLWDLDREPPALFVPGTIVTFTDAGRETVAVGAAAEANESDAGASSDAAAEGGNAHDDDASTASASTAPLRLEVLRPGLQLLVQDLGRPGFASMGVSGAGAADRTALTSANRLVGNAETAAGLESFGGGALLRFTGDGVAAVTGAEGTITVTAADGTVLTPRLGEAFAIADGDELELGPAERGTRRYLAVRGGIDVETALGSASADTLAGLGPAAVDKGATLAVHDPHTAPHLVDPVPATLRELPQPGETVTLSVTLGPREDWFTAAGIDTLLSQEWTVTHESDRVGLRLNGDVPLERARTGELPSEGAVTGALQVPPNGQPVLFGPDHPLTGGYPIIASVDDTDIAAQLAPGVKLRFTTADPAHNDQAPANES; encoded by the coding sequence ATGACTGACACACCCCAGGCAGACTCCCTGACCTTCCATACCGCATCCCGCCGCCACCTCCTCGTCGAGTGCGCGGACCTCGCCGCGACGATGGCGCTGCACCACAGCCTCGAGGCCGCGGACCTGCCCGGGGTCAATGAGCTCATCCCGGCCGCGCGCACCGTGCTCATCGACTTCGACCCCGTCCGCACCCAGGCGAGCGCCCTAGCCGAAGCCGTGCGCGGGCTCACGCGGACGGAATCCTCGACGGAAGAAGCCCGCCAGGTCAGCATCCCGGTGACCTATGACGGGGAGGATCTCGCCGAGGTGGCCGACCTCCTCTCCGTCTCCCCGGCTGAGGTGATCAATCGCCACCAGGCCGCGACCTGGGAGGTCGCATTCGCCGGGTTCGCACCCGGCTTCGGCTACCTCGCCGGCGACGACGAGCTCTTCGACGTTCCCCGCCGCTCGTCCCCGCGCACCCGCGTGCCCGTGGGAGCGGTGGCCCTGGCCGGGGAATTCACCGGCGTCTACCCGCGCTCCTCCCCCGGCGGCTGGCAGCTCATCGGACGCACCGACGCGACGCTGTGGGACCTCGACCGGGAACCCCCGGCCCTGTTCGTACCGGGCACGATCGTGACGTTCACCGATGCGGGACGCGAGACCGTGGCGGTCGGAGCGGCGGCGGAGGCGAACGAGAGTGACGCAGGTGCGTCGTCAGACGCTGCAGCCGAGGGCGGCAACGCGCATGACGATGACGCGTCGACCGCCTCGGCGAGCACTGCTCCCCTCCGCCTTGAGGTCCTGCGTCCGGGCCTGCAGCTGCTCGTCCAGGATCTCGGGCGTCCCGGCTTCGCGTCGATGGGAGTCTCCGGGGCAGGTGCCGCCGATCGAACCGCCCTGACCAGCGCAAACCGTCTCGTCGGCAACGCCGAGACCGCGGCCGGGCTTGAGAGCTTCGGCGGCGGAGCGCTCCTGCGGTTCACCGGCGACGGTGTCGCCGCTGTCACCGGGGCCGAGGGGACGATCACCGTGACCGCGGCAGACGGCACGGTTCTCACACCCCGCCTCGGCGAGGCCTTCGCGATCGCCGACGGGGACGAACTCGAACTCGGTCCTGCCGAACGCGGCACTCGTCGCTACCTGGCCGTGCGCGGTGGAATCGACGTCGAGACCGCCCTGGGCAGCGCCTCTGCCGACACTCTGGCCGGGCTCGGACCGGCCGCTGTGGACAAGGGCGCCACGCTGGCTGTGCACGATCCGCACACGGCGCCCCACCTCGTCGATCCCGTTCCGGCAACGCTCCGTGAACTGCCGCAGCCCGGTGAGACAGTGACACTGAGCGTGACTCTGGGCCCGCGCGAAGACTGGTTCACGGCCGCGGGCATCGACACCCTGCTGTCCCAGGAATGGACGGTCACCCACGAATCCGACCGGGTCGGGCTGCGCCTCAACGGTGACGTTCCACTCGAGCGTGCCCGCACCGGGGAGCTGCCCAGCGAGGGCGCGGTCACCGGAGCCCTCCAGGTCCCGCCGAACGGCCAGCCGGTCCTCTTCGGGCCCGATCATCCGCTCACCGGAGGCTACCCGATCATCGCCAGCGTCGACGACACCGACATCGCCGCGCAGCTGGCCCCGGGTGTGAAGCTGCGCTTCACGACGGCCGACCCCGCACACAACGACCAGGCTCCTGCGAACGAAAGCTGA
- a CDS encoding acetyl/propionyl/methylcrotonyl-CoA carboxylase subunit alpha translates to MSTILIANRGEIAVRIIRACAEHGHRSVAVYADQDADALHVRLADEAFALPGSTAADTYLSIDAILAAAKSAGADAVHPGYGFLSENADFAAAVEAAGLTWIGPSAETITALGDKVTARQLAQKVGAPLAPGIDRPLENADEVESFAAEAGLPIIIKAAHGGGGRGMKIVHELSEVAGAFDSATREATEAFGRSECFVEKYLERPRHIEVQIVGDGQGRVVAVGDRDCSAQRRNQKLIEEAPAPGLSEEQRERLHRSAEAICAEVNYRGAGTVEFLLAADGTMTFLEVNTRLQVEHPVTEVTSGVDLVAEQFRIAFGQGLSLEATPEPRGHAIELRINAEDPGRGFLPTPGRIDVLDAPGGPGVRWDSGVRAGDTVQPAFDSLFAKLIVHGPDRDAAIARTITAAKELNVEGVATVLPCSLAILGDEAFTGLGTEGVAGIHTQWIESELLPRLDAQDRPVPAGEAEMQRMTIEIDGKLTTIGLPAGLLAALGSAGGSGQGNAGQDGDGSSAGNGGAASASAGDVSAPVPGSLVDFLVEDGAQVAAGDEVAVLSAMKMETRVEAPAAGTFRQVAAIGDAVNVGETIARVE, encoded by the coding sequence ATGTCGACAATCCTCATCGCCAACCGCGGCGAAATCGCCGTCCGCATCATCCGCGCCTGTGCCGAACACGGGCACAGATCGGTGGCCGTCTACGCTGATCAGGACGCCGACGCCCTGCACGTGCGCCTCGCCGACGAAGCCTTCGCCCTGCCCGGCTCCACCGCCGCAGACACCTACCTGAGCATCGACGCGATCCTGGCCGCCGCGAAGTCCGCCGGCGCCGATGCCGTCCACCCCGGCTACGGATTCCTGTCCGAGAACGCCGACTTCGCCGCCGCCGTCGAAGCTGCGGGTCTGACCTGGATCGGACCGAGCGCCGAGACCATCACGGCCCTCGGCGACAAGGTCACCGCCCGCCAGCTCGCGCAGAAGGTCGGCGCTCCCCTGGCACCGGGCATCGACCGTCCCCTGGAGAATGCGGATGAGGTCGAATCCTTCGCCGCCGAGGCGGGACTGCCGATCATCATCAAGGCCGCCCATGGAGGCGGCGGCCGCGGCATGAAGATCGTCCATGAGCTGTCCGAGGTGGCCGGGGCCTTCGACTCGGCGACCCGCGAGGCCACCGAGGCGTTCGGTCGCTCCGAATGCTTCGTCGAGAAGTACCTCGAACGACCGCGGCACATCGAAGTCCAGATCGTCGGCGACGGGCAGGGCCGCGTCGTGGCCGTCGGTGACCGCGACTGCTCGGCCCAGCGCCGCAATCAGAAACTCATCGAGGAAGCACCTGCTCCCGGTCTGTCAGAGGAACAGCGTGAGCGGCTGCACCGGTCGGCCGAAGCCATCTGCGCCGAGGTGAACTACCGCGGTGCCGGCACCGTCGAATTCCTCCTCGCCGCCGACGGCACCATGACGTTCCTCGAGGTCAACACCCGACTCCAAGTCGAGCATCCGGTCACCGAGGTGACATCCGGGGTCGATCTCGTCGCCGAACAGTTCCGCATCGCCTTCGGACAGGGCCTGTCCCTGGAAGCGACGCCGGAGCCACGCGGTCACGCGATCGAGCTGCGCATCAACGCCGAGGATCCCGGCCGCGGGTTCCTGCCGACACCGGGACGCATCGACGTCCTCGACGCGCCCGGCGGTCCGGGTGTGCGCTGGGATTCCGGCGTCCGCGCCGGTGACACCGTGCAGCCGGCCTTCGATTCCCTCTTCGCGAAGCTCATCGTCCATGGCCCCGACCGTGACGCCGCGATCGCGCGGACCATCACCGCGGCCAAGGAACTCAATGTCGAAGGGGTCGCCACGGTGCTGCCGTGCTCACTGGCCATCCTCGGCGACGAGGCATTCACCGGTCTCGGGACCGAAGGCGTCGCGGGAATCCATACGCAGTGGATTGAATCCGAACTGCTGCCGCGCCTCGACGCCCAGGACCGGCCGGTCCCTGCCGGTGAGGCCGAAATGCAGCGGATGACCATCGAGATCGATGGGAAGCTCACCACCATCGGCCTGCCCGCAGGACTGCTCGCGGCACTCGGCTCGGCCGGTGGATCCGGTCAGGGCAATGCCGGTCAGGACGGTGACGGCAGTTCGGCTGGAAACGGCGGAGCCGCCTCGGCGAGTGCCGGGGACGTGAGCGCACCTGTGCCTGGCAGCCTCGTCGATTTCCTCGTCGAGGACGGTGCACAGGTTGCGGCGGGCGACGAGGTCGCCGTGCTCTCGGCGATGAAGATGGAGACTCGGGTCGAAGCACCAGCAGCGGGCACATTCCGGCAGGTCGCTGCCATCGGTGATGCGGTGAACGTCGGGGAGACGATCGCACGGGTCGAGTGA
- the bcp gene encoding thioredoxin-dependent thiol peroxidase: MSRLSVGDTAPDFTLVNQDGKSVSLSDFKGQRVVVYFYPAAMTPGCTTEACDFRDSLSALKAAGIAVVGISPDKPEKLQQFIEKEGLNFDLLSDEDKTMMTEWGAFGEKKNYGKVVQGVIRSTVVVDAEGKVELAQYNVKATGHVARVRKELGIDAA, from the coding sequence ATGTCACGTCTGTCAGTCGGCGACACCGCCCCGGATTTCACCCTCGTCAACCAGGACGGAAAGTCCGTGAGCCTCAGCGATTTCAAGGGTCAGCGAGTCGTGGTGTACTTCTACCCGGCCGCCATGACCCCGGGCTGCACCACCGAGGCCTGCGACTTCCGCGACTCGCTCTCGGCACTCAAGGCCGCCGGAATCGCCGTCGTCGGCATCTCCCCGGACAAGCCGGAGAAGCTCCAGCAGTTCATCGAGAAGGAGGGCCTGAACTTCGACCTCCTCTCCGATGAGGACAAGACGATGATGACCGAGTGGGGTGCCTTCGGCGAGAAGAAGAACTACGGCAAGGTCGTCCAGGGCGTCATCCGCTCAACCGTCGTCGTCGACGCCGAGGGCAAGGTCGAACTCGCCCAGTACAACGTCAAGGCCACCGGACACGTCGCCCGCGTGCGCAAGGAACTCGGCATCGACGCCGCCTGA
- a CDS encoding GNAT family N-acetyltransferase: MPDSSALTIRPTSPADEARWRELFRAYREFYHLPESEEIVDRVWSWITDPDHEVQSLVAEAAGRIVAIADFRRFARPSTGSTGIWLDDLFTDPEARGTGAGRALIARLQEVAAAEGCSVVRWITAADNEQAQVLYDKVAAKTNWVTYDAKPAES, encoded by the coding sequence ATGCCGGATTCCTCAGCGCTGACGATCCGCCCCACCTCCCCCGCCGACGAAGCCCGGTGGCGTGAGCTGTTCCGCGCCTACCGCGAGTTCTACCATCTGCCCGAATCCGAGGAGATCGTCGACCGTGTATGGTCGTGGATCACCGATCCTGATCATGAGGTGCAGAGTCTCGTCGCCGAGGCGGCCGGACGTATCGTCGCCATCGCCGACTTCCGTCGGTTCGCCCGCCCGTCGACCGGGTCGACGGGAATCTGGCTCGACGATCTGTTCACCGACCCCGAGGCGCGCGGTACCGGTGCCGGACGCGCCCTCATCGCCCGACTGCAGGAAGTCGCTGCCGCAGAGGGCTGCTCCGTCGTCCGGTGGATCACCGCTGCGGACAATGAGCAGGCACAGGTGCTCTATGACAAGGTCGCCGCGAAGACGAACTGGGTCACCTACGACGCGAAGCCGGCGGAGTCATGA